AGGTAGACCGCGATCGCATCGTATATTCGAATGCCTTCCGGAGACTGAAACACAAGACACAGGTTTTTCTTGCCCCCCTTGGAGATTATTATCGGACCAGACTGACCCATACCCTCGAAGTCTCCCAAATTGCACGAAACATCGCCCGGGCCATGCTCCTGAATGAGGACCTTGCCGAAGCCATCGCCCTTGGACACGATCTGGGGCATCCACCCTTCGGGCATAGCGGCGAAATGGCCCTGCGGGAAATTTACAGCCCGGATTTCTGCCACAACGAACAAAGTGTCCGAATTGTCGAACGACTCGAGAACAAAGGCAGAGGATTGAACCTGACATACGAAGTGCGGGATGGGATTCTGAAGCATTCCAAAGGCTATGGGAAGATCATCCCCGATGATCCCGGGGAAATGGCAACCACCTATGAAGGCATCATCGTCCGGATTGCCGATATTTTCGCCTACCTGAACCACGATCTCGACGATGCGATCCGAAGCGGCGTAATTCAGGCCGAGCAAGTCCCAGAATCCTGTACCCGAATCCTGGGTCAAAGCCATTCCCAACGAGCCACCACCATGATCCGGGATCTGGTCTTTTCCAGTGAAATTCTGGAAGGGCGACTCCTCCTCAAAATGAGCCAGCCCGTCCATGATGCCATTACCCGGCTCAGAAACTTTCTCTACGAATTTGTATATCGCTCTCCCCAGGTACACAACGAATTCGTCAAGGCAAAAAAAATCCTCTCGGAACTGTATACGTGTTTCATCGAAAGTCCT
This genomic window from Desulfatirhabdium butyrativorans DSM 18734 contains:
- a CDS encoding deoxyguanosinetriphosphate triphosphohydrolase; its protein translation is MNIRETCEKREEAFLSPFACYSSETLGRERPEEPCPIRTAFQVDRDRIVYSNAFRRLKHKTQVFLAPLGDYYRTRLTHTLEVSQIARNIARAMLLNEDLAEAIALGHDLGHPPFGHSGEMALREIYSPDFCHNEQSVRIVERLENKGRGLNLTYEVRDGILKHSKGYGKIIPDDPGEMATTYEGIIVRIADIFAYLNHDLDDAIRSGVIQAEQVPESCTRILGQSHSQRATTMIRDLVFSSEILEGRLLLKMSQPVHDAITRLRNFLYEFVYRSPQVHNEFVKAKKILSELYTCFIESPDVFRRESTMPEMTWFSSSENSHERNVCDFIASMTDRCALNLYAKIFFPCPTV